The DNA segment CGATTCGACTTTGATGGTTTCCAATGAACTAGATTTTTCGCAGCAAGTGGCGTGGAATCAACTATTTCGGTCAGACGTCGTCGCATTCTCCTCGTTCTTTCAGAGCGATCGGTCCGCGTACGAAGGCGCTAAAAAAAGAGCAACTTCAAACGTTTGCCTGATAAAACGAATGGTTCGCGAAGTGCCTTGCGTAACTACGAATCGTGGAAAAAGtgaattttaaatattccaaGGTCGTTCTCGAATTAGTCGCTCGCGCAAATTCGATTCTGACATCGTTAAAATAACCTATCGAACGCCACATGGCGGTTAGTTATGAGTTTCTGCGGCTACCCACCTCTTTATTCAATGTAACGTCAAAGTCTGCGTGAAAAGTCTCGTTAGAAagtcgaaaattaaaaaaaaaaaacaaaaataaaaatctttcgattgaaaatatttgtatacGAAGCATTTATAAAACATTTGTACGTAGTGTATAGTAATCTTAAGCGAGTATGGTAATCTGAGCCTTCAGTGACCTTGAGTGGCCAATATATTTGGCGCTCACCGCCTCGTACAGCCAAAACATATGGCGTATACCATAGTAAGACTTCGATCGCTTCCAAACGAGAATCCCCGCCATAAACACTTTCTCGAATCGTTCTATACGAACCAATTTTGGCTCCCATAATTTCCAAAATCTTCTAATCGCAGAAAATTCGTTCAAAACACACTTTACTCAAAGCTAAAATGTGTTTCTACTAACCACCGTGTCGCTGCGATCAATTTTGGTCGCAGGTTCGGTCAACTTGGTGGATTATGCATACGTACGACTGAATAAGTATGCGTAGCCTCGATAAGAAAGGTCGTGGTCACCGTGGAAGTTCAACTTCGCCCAGCAAAATGCGAGTATCGCGATGTGATTCTTTTTTTCGAGTGCGATCGATGCGCTTGCAGCGGTTTTAGAACCGCGTACGCGTTGATAGTCTCGTGTGTCGTGGATCCGACCACTGCTGGGGCTGTCGAACCAATAAACTCCAGGATCATTGCGCCAGGACGACGAGCCAAGAGCTAAGATTGCTTttagaaatttttgtttaaaccgGTACGTAATATcgtcaaatatttatctagtTTCTTAAAGTAGAAGAGCCTAACGTGTATCGTCTACGATAAaacaaagaaacaaaattttacaTAGGAACCGTTGTAAATTTCATACGACGAAAAGTTTTTAAATAAACTGCAGCAAATATGTAACTTAATATGTGTTGTTATAATCACACGTACCTGTTTTAGAAAGAAATTTCGAATTGCTACCTTATTTTTCAACTTGTCAGCCTGAGGTGATCTCTTGAGGAGGTATTAAGGATTCTTTATTTTCCCCCGCGAAGGAACAAATCGATCGGGATTAAAATTCGTGGACTTTGAGTTACTGAAAATACAGTGAGAAAGAGTGGATATTCACGACGTAAAATTGCCCAGAATGCCCTCCTCGGGCGCCTCCTCCGTTCGCGAGGGCGGAAGCGTCAGCGAGAGGAAGATCTCGGATTTCCTCGATCGAGGCCGCGAGTGCTGCTGCGTGAACGTCATTGTTCTCAACTAACAACATCTTTTTCTAAGCGATGCGTCCGCCGGTCATTGTCGCGCTGCTCTAGATCCCTCGAGTTCGAGGCGGTTTTGCGTGAAACCACCTGACCACCGCGAATCGCATTGTTTCTATTGAAAGTGTTCTCCTTCGAGCAGCAAGCCGAAGAAACAGACGTGTACCGAAGCTTTTGGCGACGTGCGGTGTTTTCGTACAGTGATTCTCGCGACTAGTGTCGAAAGTGATTCGTGGAATTGCTGGTGAAATGAGAGGGTCGTGTCTGTGACGCGAAAATGGTGAGCACGAGTCCACTCGTGGGGGTGGTGGGCACACTGAATCGAGGGAGGAACACTTTTCGCGGGGTGCCCAAGGCGGAGGTCGAGCGCAGAATAAACACTATGCTGCAGGCTATGACGGTGAGTCGGTTTTATGGGATCTATCCATTGTTTTGAACACTCAGGATCTTAATACATCGGCCAGATCCAAAGTAAACGCGTTTAGACTGTACgataaagaataaataattGAACGCGGTCGTTGTTTGCCTGTAATTAAGCATTCAAATGTAAATGGTTGACCTGTCTCGAACGTTCGACCCGGAAGACTCGAGCATCGCTTGGATGCATTAATCCTATCGGGACTCGTATGCTCAATTTAAGTTCATAAATCGTGTGTTCTGTTCGTCAATTAAATTTAGTAACGACGTTTGGTAACGAcagtttttgtttaaaaagacatTGTATTCTGTAGTctgtcgaatcgttttggaaatttTTCGAGCTTCAAATAGCTACCCACACGAACGAGACAcgcaaataaaattatcttctCGATGTAATTCCGTTTCTTTTTGTAATTATTTACTCGGTCCCGTATCGAGCAAAGAACTTTGAACCATGAGTGTTGTGTCACGAATGTCTAAAATCTCGGAATACATGCATCGGACGAGTGCAAAAGGTCCGCCAAGATCTGGCAATCATTACCAGCTCGACTTTCATTGCTCCTGTTACGAAGTCATTTGCCGAATATATTACGGATTCGAATGGTTCACACTATACACACGGTGTCCCGCGTAAACGTGACCACCTCCACTTCCGACAGTATCAACATCGAGTTGCTCAACAGACTAGTTCCTTTGTTTTGCTTGTTGATTCTTGCGTTACGTCGATGTTAGCTTTCAATAAGCAGCATTTAAGCTGTACCATACCTTGCACGGACTAATCTGCttctcgttttatttgttttataTTCATATATCCATGCCTCTGCTCTTGCGTAATAGAAACGCTGAGAACTATCACGTGTATCGAATGTAAACAAACGATTGTCAGTGATCCAATATTGCTTCATAGAAGCTGAATACGTACCTTAGTACATTTATTCTTAACTTGTATCAAAACATAACAAacttgaccttcaaatgtcctctAACCTTGAATTCCATCGCCACCATATCATATTTCTTTCTACGTCCCACAATTTTTGTAACAAAAACACATCTTCCTGTTATTCGAAACGACATAGACGTTGATAGTAGCTTTGGACCACCATGTGTGCTATTAGTACATCGTTACTAACAGATGCTACAATTACAAATGACGCAATCAGATTACGCTTATCGCCGATCCAATTACGAACTATCGCAAGGATAGCTTCGACGATATTCATGACACATTTGGGAGAGTTCCTCACGCGCAATCGCTATTATTCCAACGAGGGATCACTGATCTTTACCTAAAGTACAGTCCTCGACTAGTCGTGTGACCCACCAAAGCCATATGCAAATACTCAAGCTTCCACTTTTTTCTCCTTGCAAGAATGGTGTAGCATGTATGGCATTAATATACTGCTAAACACAACGTCCAGTTTTAGGGAGTTTGGAGCATTAGACTTAAGAAAACTTTAATTCAGTTTGGATATCGTGGGTGCTATCTGCAGATCGAGGAACTCTACGCCGCTCTGGTTTACATGACCCAACACCAAATTGGTTACGACGTTTCCAACGAGTGTGGTCAAGAAGCTCTCTTGAATCACCTTCAAAATGCGTTCAAAGTCGACAACGAGACGCACGAGAGGGTCCTGGAGGAGACAAGGAACTTGGAGGTAAGACTGTCGCTACCCGCGTCGAAGTCCTACGACCATAAACGTGATGTCCAATTACACGAGGCATACGTTTGATTCGCACAGCCGCCAGAGATGCACCTAAACGTGGAGGTGATCGAGGCGAAGGAACTAGTGTCGAAGGACTCCAACGGCAAGAGCGATCCTTTCTGCGCACTCTACCTCGAGTCAGCCCCTACAAGGAGGTACAACACTGCCGTAAAAACGTCCACCCTTAGCCCAGTGTGGGAGGAACACTttgaactgtgagttaaacaacACGCTCCTTAAATATTTAACATGACTCGACGCATTCACTATCCACTGATACACATTTGGGTCAGCACAGTTCTTTTTGTTCGGGGGTTACTGATTCATACACGAGTCTGACTTGGGAAGTTGTCAGAATTTGAATTTATAACTTACCGTAAGAATAGATTAACCACGCCTCCAGGCATTAGTTAACCCGATTACGTGTGTTACTCCACAAAACTGAGAGCTTAAACAAGTTTGGGTTAACTTACATGTCTCAGTTTGGTGGTCCCAAGGTAGATACCACAGTTTCTCACAGCAATTAGTAGTATAACCCCCGTAAGAATGGGTTAACCACGCCTCCAGGCATTAGTTAACCCGGTTACGTGTGTTACTCCACAAAACTGAGAGCTTAGCCAAGTTTGGGTTAATTTACATGTTTCAATTTGATGGTCCTAAGGTAGATAGTACACAATTTCTCATAGCATCGTGCTAtctgcctccaaaatattctcaAAATACTTTGCTTATGGACAATTGTTCCGTATTTCAGACCCCTGGAAGACCCAGAAAACGACATACTGTTCCTAGAAGTCTGGTAAGTTTGAAACAGAGGTAAACACATTTGAGTTCAGGCGTTTACCCATCGTTTTGCTATTTTAGGGACTTCGACGCTGCCGAGACGGTGCCAGAAAAGATGAGCAAAGTCAAGGATGTGAAAGGTGTTCGAGGGTTGGTGAAGCTAGCTAAAGAGATCGCGGTTACCGCCACCACTGGCAGCCACGACAACGAGTTTATCGGTCGCTGTCGAATACCTTTAAAGGTAGATAACGAAACAATCGACTACATGTACCAACAATGTCTTCCCAAGTGGCTTCATCACCGTGTAACTAAAACAATTCCAGGACATACCCACCACTGGGCACACAATGTGGTACTCCTTGGAGAAGAAGAACAAGTCGAAGCGCCGGGGGGTCGTGAAGCTAAGGCTGGCTTTCAGCGCGGAGCACAACGCACAGGTCGCGGCACAGGAGCACAGGCACTTGATCAGGGTGTTACTGTTGCATGAAATAGACACTGAGAAGATAGAGAAATACTGCTGGTGCGATCGATGGTCGGCGCCAGCCGATGTTCTGCTTTTGCAGCACAGCGCGCAACGTGGCTTGTTGGCCAGGAACGTCACACTGGCGAAATGGGTTGAGTACGCGAGAATCCATCAGGAGCATCCATTGAACTTCATCGTGTTCAACAAGCTGATGATGGACCTCTCGAGACCCATGGAGAGCAACCTGTTCTCCTTAGACGAGACCAGACTCTTCTGGGACGCTGCAAAGAAGATTTTGTACTCGTGCCTGAACAGTCTGCGTAAGATCAGGAGGCTGACGCCTGGTGACAAGAACACTATGATGCAGTTGTCCGCAATTTTGGGGTATCAACAATTATTTGATAATCTTATCAACCCATCGCGACTGCGAGAGTTTAACACTATTTCTTTTTGCTTCAGCATACTGTCATCCATATCGTGCCTTAAAGTGCCTGAAGACGCGAATCTGTTCCCGGCGAAAATGTATCCTTGGTTCCCGGATCCGGACGAGAGGCTAAGCATCCTTCAAGCTTTGGAGTACACGGTTGAACAGGGTGCCTCTGAATGGTACATGACGTTAACGCTTCTTACTTGACGTAAACCGATTCAAACTCGATAGGGGATCACGTAACATCGAACTAAATTTATTTTAGGTTCGACCACATATCGAACCACAACTTCCAAGAAAGCGATTCCGACGAAGACGCGCTGAAGTaccacataaaaatgatccaactcGTGAGAGCAGACCTACAGAGTGCCATTGATAACTACGACAAACTGTTCATCAGGTAAGAATCTTCGAGTGCACTTTAAAGGCGACTGATGACACGAACTGATCGATTGGACCACTTCAATTACAGACGAATCAACTTCCCGTACGCCAGGACACTTTACATGAGGTACGAAAAGATAATCAGCGACATGTGCATGATCATCACCGAAGACGTCTGTGGCCGATTGAAGAGGATCGAAATTAACAACACCGACGTTGAACTTAACTTGGGGACAACTTTGTTCGAGCTCTATCTCTCGTTGCAGAGATTCGCTGTGTAAGTCGGATATTCAAGTGTTGTGGTAACGTCTAGTTAGGCTTATTGTATTAGCAAAGTTACGAGATTGGCGGTGGCGGTATACGTATCAGGATGTGGACAAATGTGGCATGTTCAATTCTGTAGGTACAAGTATATACCCAACTCTGACGAAGCTGCACTGCCGTCAAATGATATTAGGATGTAGGCCAATGTGGCATATTCGATTCTGTAAGTACAGATAGATGCCATTAGCTCCGTCAATTATGGTGGATTCGTAGTGATAGTATACGTATAATTAGGGCGTATACTGCCAGCCAAATATTTGGGATCAGCGTGCAGGAATAATGTTGAGGCCAtggaacttttatttgtttgcaAAACAATGTCTCGTTTTCAGCCTCGGTCGAGTGCTGTGCGCGGAATGGCAGCTGGAAAACATGAAAGTGCAGAGTTACTACGAGTGGTTCAGAGCCGGTGTAGGACACTGGCTCGACATCGCTGTGTACAAAGCGCTAAAGCGGATCGACAGAGCGGTGGAGTTCGACACGCTGCAAGCAGTCGACAATAGCGTGCAGTACAGCTCGAGCGCAGTAGACACTTTAACAATATTTTACCAAATCAAAGTGTTCTGGTCGCAACTGTCCTGGCCTGACGTAGAGGGCTCTTACACTTTCATAGGCAAAATCATAGATGTGAGTTAGCAGCGATCTCCTTTGTTCAACTTTCACTTTGTCTTCGTTTTCGTACTCTTTGGCCTTTAATCATCCTTTTGAGAGTTATCGTGCGTCCACGAATTTCAGGACATCTGCAAATGTTCGATGGCTTACGCGGACAAGATGGCGAAGAAGGCGGAACTAACCACCGAATTGGAGCAGCTGTCCGAAAGTAGCGTGTACGAGAGGAAGTTCTTCGTGTCCACGGCATGGTGTTTCGCGATTAACAATATCGACTACATCAGGACGTCGATCGCGCCCTTGGCCAACGATTTAGGGCTCCAAGAAATCGTGGACTCGTTGGCGGAAAAGAAGACGCAAGAAGAAGCGCATCGCTGCCAACAGACGCTTCAATTGATCATCGACAATGCCACCGACACGGTTAAGAACAAGATCATCGAGTTGTTGCAGATCGTAGCGAACAAAATGGCGCCCGCTATGAGCAGGTAACTTGGTGCCTTCTAGTGCAGACCTGCACTTCCACCTTTTAGTCCTTTTCTGAACTATCCCTGACTTGTACAGGTACCTCATGGAGGGTGCAGAGTTGATAGACACAACCAGCAACGCCATGGACCGTCTCTTGCAATACTTGGACAGTAATTTAACAACCCTGCACGACAATCTCAACGAAGACAACTTCGAAAGAGTCCTCCTTGTGATTTGGGAGATCATGTCGGAAACGCTATACCAATTAGTGAATAGCAACTTGGAGGTATTTGAGATTTTTCTTCGATGATCCCACTGTATTGATTCCCCTTATAATATCGACGACCCTTCGTCTCGTAGAAAAGAAGGCCGCCATCGTTTTACTCGAATCTTCATCGCACTCTACACACTCTTGTCCGATTCTTCAACATGGGAGCCGACGAGTCCACGAACGTGAAGGTTTTGGAGAAAATCGAATACCTTTTGGAGCTGCACGGATTAGAAACCGCCAAGCTGATACACCGCTACCACCAAGAGCGTCTGAAAGAGCAAAACGATATAGAGGAGTCCGAGTATGGGCAAATCACCGTCAAAGCTCAATTTGTGGACAACTTGTTGAACATTCAGATCCTCAACGCGAGGAAGCTGCGACCGGTTGACAGCAATGGTAAGCAAAAGAGAATCTAATGCCTTCTTCGAAGAGACCTAGGACTATACCGTGACTTAGAAGTTGCATGACTGTTAGCGCTGGAGATCTTAGGTAATGGACAATTCTTGTTTCATGCAGGGCGATTCTATGAAGCGACAGATGCGACTAATGTACTAtttagaataatattttaaacttaCCTTCAGATGTTATGAAGAAATCACTCACTCGTTGCACAATCACTTTTTTAATAAAGACATTATGCTGTCGGTATAAAATTTTGGTAAATCTGATGAAGCAATGTCTAGagaattttgcatatttcttttTAACTTTAACTTTCGGGCAGTCTATTGATTTTGTTCAAAATAGAAACATGTCTTCGAGCCAATGGTAGACAGTCGCATCAATCACGTTGTAAGATCACCCTGTGTGCATCGTGTTAGTAACTAAAGAAAAGGGCATTTGTACACGCCGATAGATAAAAACTATGTTCCATTTGAAcgcaaattaaattaatttcttattcTGTTGCCcgttaattttttgtttttcgttTGATCGGTTCCATGACGGGATTGAGCGACTGACACGCGACATGGAGAATGACATTTTCTTTCGATTTTGTAGGCGATTTTATAGGCAAGGTGTCTACTCTCAAGCGCAATCTTCATACAAAATCTAAACAAAGACTGAAAGAAAAGAAGACAAGTATGTAAATGTGGATGTAAAGACACGCTCTTCCTCATCACTGTTCcaatagaatctctcattaaattgCCTGCCCTTGTGAATATTACAGTCTCAGACTTGCATGACACAGCCGTTGCCCGCGTTTCTGTTACGTTCTATTGTAGCTAGACAACCGTACATGTATTTAGAGCACATGACGACTATCCTGACTTGAAAACTTTGGACTTGATAGTCACCTTCACCGTGCATGAGTCCATATTGGGGTCCTTCGGTGTCTCTGGACGACACCTCGAAATCTGAACGTTTCCTATTTTTTCAGGCATGTGTGACTCCTACGTGAAGGTGAGGCTACTCCCAGAGGAAAAGTTCACCGACGTAAAACTACCAAAGACTCATGTACAGAAAGAAAACTTGTATCCTCTCTTTGATGAAATCTTCAACATGTAAGTGACAATACAAACaccttatatacagggtgttcggccacccctgcgaaaaattttaatgggagattctagaggccaaaataagacgaaaatcaagaatactaatttgttgattgaggcttcgccaaaaagttattaacgtttaaagtttcacccgtactgaattttttttctcgaaagtgggtaggatttcgagggtatgtctattgaccaaaaatgattgtaattgacccctgcaactgaaaataatttttttaaaacgattcgaaatgttttaattttgtcgaaaaatttcacaccttctcgaatttttttctagaaagtgggtaggatttcgggggtatgtctattgaccaaaaatgattgtaatcgacccctgcaactgaaaataatttttttagaacgattcgaaatgttttaattttgtcgaaaaatttcacaccttctcgaatttttttctagaaagtgggtaggatttcgagggtatgtctaataacaaaaaatgattgtaatcgacccctgcaactgaaaataatttttttagaacgattcgaaatgttttaattttgtcgaaaaatttcacaccttctcgaatttttttctagaaagtgggtaggatttcgagggtatgtctaataaccaaaaatgattgtaattgacccctgcagctgaaaataatttttttaaaacgattcgaaatgttttaattttgtcgaaaaatttcacaccttctcgaatttttttctggaaagtgggtaggatttcagaggtatgtctaatgaccaaaaataattgtaatcgacccctgcaactgaaaataatttttttagaacgattcgaaatgttttaattttgtcgaaaaatttcgcaccttctcgaatttttttctagaaagtgggtaggatttcgggggtaggtctattcaccaaaaatgattgtaattgacccccgcaaccgaaaataatttttccaaaacgatttgaaattttttttttccgtcgaaaaatttcacacctttccgaatttttttctcgaaagtgggtaggatttcgagggtatgtgtaatgaccaaaaatgattgtaattaacccccggaaccgataataatttttccagaacgatttgaaatttttgaatttaattattaataactttttaacgaagcctccatcaacaaattgattttcgtcttattttgacctctagaatccctcattaaaattttttccaggggtggccaaacaccctgtatgattTGAACAGCCTAAGAATAGAAATAAACCTAAACTAAATATATACATGAATAGTATGCATTTGATTCACTGATGTACAAATGTCTTATACATTGCAAGACTTTTTTCAAGACTACAAGAATTTTTTCAGTCCTCTAAATATGGAACAAAGGACAACAGAAGATGCAATAATAGCCTTTGAATTGAAGGACAAGGACTTTTTCAAATCCAGATTCTTATCCGAGGCT comes from the Colletes latitarsis isolate SP2378_abdomen chromosome 7, iyColLati1, whole genome shotgun sequence genome and includes:
- the Stac gene encoding C2 and C2B_Munc13-like domain-containing protein staccato isoform X12 — translated: MDEEAMWKDFYHKIVDEKEAKEKEEQEKTEHEISVGRKMAHFAKLDEKHPYYAIAAARMWQPPETKHVTAARFYWKFAAFNFVPKRIQESDGGFFESLGTLLAERVRAQEQAEGPMPKKEDEAQEEEEEYNVSEEGSIDEPVEALLETDSDRDENELATNFLTESMGWNIEELYAALVYMTQHQIGYDVSNECGQEALLNHLQNAFKVDNETHERVLEETRNLEPPEMHLNVEVIEAKELVSKDSNGKSDPFCALYLESAPTRRYNTAVKTSTLSPVWEEHFELPLEDPENDILFLEVWDFDAAETVPEKMSKVKDVKGVRGLVKLAKEIAVTATTGSHDNEFIGRCRIPLKDIPTTGHTMWYSLEKKNKSKRRGVVKLRLAFSAEHNAQVAAQEHRHLIRVLLLHEIDTEKIEKYCWCDRWSAPADVLLLQHSAQRGLLARNVTLAKWVEYARIHQEHPLNFIVFNKLMMDLSRPMESNLFSLDETRLFWDAAKKILYSCLNSLRKIRRLTPGDKNTMMQLSAILGILSSISCLKVPEDANLFPAKMYPWFPDPDERLSILQALEYTVEQGASEWFDHISNHNFQESDSDEDALKYHIKMIQLVRADLQSAIDNYDKLFIRRINFPYARTLYMRYEKIISDMCMIITEDVCGRLKRIEINNTDVELNLGTTLFELYLSLQRFAVLGRVLCAEWQLENMKVQSYYEWFRAGVGHWLDIAVYKALKRIDRAVEFDTLQAVDNSVQYSSSAVDTLTIFYQIKVFWSQLSWPDVEGSYTFIGKIIDDICKCSMAYADKMAKKAELTTELEQLSESSVYERKFFVSTAWCFAINNIDYIRTSIAPLANDLGLQEIVDSLAEKKTQEEAHRCQQTLQLIIDNATDTVKNKIIELLQIVANKMAPAMSRYLMEGAELIDTTSNAMDRLLQYLDSNLTTLHDNLNEDNFERVLLVIWEIMSETLYQLVNSNLEKRRPPSFYSNLHRTLHTLVRFFNMGADESTNVKVLEKIEYLLELHGLETAKLIHRYHQERLKEQNDIEESEYGQITVKAQFVDNLLNIQILNARKLRPVDSNGDFIGKVSTLKRNLHTKSKQRLKEKKTSMCDSYVKVRLLPEEKFTDVKLPKTHVQKENLYPLFDEIFNIPLNMEQRTTEDAIIAFELKDKDFFKSRFLSEAFLPFSEIPETGSNQGIETLNQIHLKLSRPTKRSTDIIQALEQRKGDNQAMEFLSRLSSKAERK
- the Stac gene encoding C2 and C2B_Munc13-like domain-containing protein staccato isoform X2, whose protein sequence is MMLTDLVKLRRRRRRCSSIPNIENQDVVETEKSCDSIEYREKYLGNRNLSIMTDDEPDLCPKTNMKSTRKQPRANPLTKLTIKKSTDRYVTVGVEELSVIPNLDWQPVNHDNVTDRVKVNNVSQKYGSPKCSSTWFLKFRRQVLRSLQNKVYPAVATGVGRKMAHFAKLDEKHPYYAIAAARMWQPPETKHVTAARFYWKFAAFNFVPKRIQESDGGFFESLGTLLAERVRAQEQAEGPMPKKEDEAQEEEEEYNVSEEGSIDEPVEALLETDSDRDENELATNFLTESMGWNIEELYAALVYMTQHQIGYDVSNECGQEALLNHLQNAFKVDNETHERVLEETRNLEPPEMHLNVEVIEAKELVSKDSNGKSDPFCALYLESAPTRRYNTAVKTSTLSPVWEEHFELPLEDPENDILFLEVWDFDAAETVPEKMSKVKDVKGVRGLVKLAKEIAVTATTGSHDNEFIGRCRIPLKDIPTTGHTMWYSLEKKNKSKRRGVVKLRLAFSAEHNAQVAAQEHRHLIRVLLLHEIDTEKIEKYCWCDRWSAPADVLLLQHSAQRGLLARNVTLAKWVEYARIHQEHPLNFIVFNKLMMDLSRPMESNLFSLDETRLFWDAAKKILYSCLNSLRKIRRLTPGDKNTMMQLSAILGILSSISCLKVPEDANLFPAKMYPWFPDPDERLSILQALEYTVEQGASEWFDHISNHNFQESDSDEDALKYHIKMIQLVRADLQSAIDNYDKLFIRRINFPYARTLYMRYEKIISDMCMIITEDVCGRLKRIEINNTDVELNLGTTLFELYLSLQRFAVLGRVLCAEWQLENMKVQSYYEWFRAGVGHWLDIAVYKALKRIDRAVEFDTLQAVDNSVQYSSSAVDTLTIFYQIKVFWSQLSWPDVEGSYTFIGKIIDDICKCSMAYADKMAKKAELTTELEQLSESSVYERKFFVSTAWCFAINNIDYIRTSIAPLANDLGLQEIVDSLAEKKTQEEAHRCQQTLQLIIDNATDTVKNKIIELLQIVANKMAPAMSRYLMEGAELIDTTSNAMDRLLQYLDSNLTTLHDNLNEDNFERVLLVIWEIMSETLYQLVNSNLEKRRPPSFYSNLHRTLHTLVRFFNMGADESTNVKVLEKIEYLLELHGLETAKLIHRYHQERLKEQNDIEESEYGQITVKAQFVDNLLNIQILNARKLRPVDSNGMCDSYVKVRLLPEEKFTDVKLPKTHVQKENLYPLFDEIFNIPLNMEQRTTEDAIIAFELKDKDFFKSRFLSEAFLPFSEIPETGSNQGIETLNQIHLKLSRPTKRSTDIIQALEQRKGDNQAMEFLSRLSSKAERK
- the Stac gene encoding C2 and C2B_Munc13-like domain-containing protein staccato isoform X13, producing MDEEAMWKDFYHKIVDEKEAKEKEEQEKTEHEISVGRKMAHFAKLDEKHPYYAIAAARMWQPPETKHVTAARFYWKFAAFNFVPKRIQESDGGFFESLGTLLAERVRAQEQAEGPMPKKEDEAQEEEEEYNVSEEGSIDEPVEALLETDSDRDENELATNFLTESMGWNIEELYAALVYMTQHQIGYDVSNECGQEALLNHLQNAFKVDNETHERVLEETRNLEPPEMHLNVEVIEAKELVSKDSNGKSDPFCALYLESAPTRRYNTAVKTSTLSPVWEEHFELPLEDPENDILFLEVWDFDAAETVPEKMSKVKDVKGVRGLVKLAKEIAVTATTGSHDNEFIGRCRIPLKDIPTTGHTMWYSLEKKNKSKRRGVVKLRLAFSAEHNAQVAAQEHRHLIRVLLLHEIDTEKIEKYCWCDRWSAPADVLLLQHSAQRGLLARNVTLAKWVEYARIHQEHPLNFIVFNKLMMDLSRPMESNLFSLDETRLFWDAAKKILYSCLNSLRKIRRLTPGDKNTMMQLSAILGILSSISCLKVPEDANLFPAKMYPWFPDPDERLSILQALEYTVEQGASEWFDHISNHNFQESDSDEDALKYHIKMIQLVRADLQSAIDNYDKLFIRRINFPYARTLYMRYEKIISDMCMIITEDVCGRLKRIEINNTDVELNLGTTLFELYLSLQRFAVLGRVLCAEWQLENMKVQSYYEWFRAGVGHWLDIAVYKALKRIDRAVEFDTLQAVDNSVQYSSSAVDTLTIFYQIKVFWSQLSWPDVEGSYTFIGKIIDDICKCSMAYADKMAKKAELTTELEQLSESSVYERKFFVSTAWCFAINNIDYIRTSIAPLANDLGLQEIVDSLAEKKTQEEAHRCQQTLQLIIDNATDTVKNKIIELLQIVANKMAPAMSRYLMEGAELIDTTSNAMDRLLQYLDSNLTTLHDNLNEDNFERVLLVIWEIMSETLYQLVNSNLEKRRPPSFYSNLHRTLHTLVRFFNMGADESTNVKVLEKIEYLLELHGLETAKLIHRYHQERLKEQNDIEESEYGQITVKAQFVDNLLNIQILNARKLRPVDSNGMCDSYVKVRLLPEEKFTDVKLPKTHVQKENLYPLFDEIFNIPLNMEQRTTEDAIIAFELKDKDFFKSRFLSEAFLPFSEIPETGSNQGIETLNQIHLKLSRPTKRSTDIIQALEQRKGDNQAMEFLSRLSSKAERK